A portion of the Bacillota bacterium genome contains these proteins:
- a CDS encoding type II toxin-antitoxin system PemK/MazF family toxin, which translates to MINRGRIWDVELDHIKGAKMRKLRPCVVVSSDFVGTLPLRIITPITEW; encoded by the coding sequence ATGATAAATAGAGGCCGGATTTGGGATGTTGAACTAGACCATATAAAGGGGGCGAAAATGCGAAAACTCCGCCCCTGTGTTGTTGTTAGTAGCGACTTTGTGGGTACATTACCCCTCAGGATTATTACCCCAATTACAGAATGGTAA
- a CDS encoding DUF4065 domain-containing protein, with amino-acid sequence MGKKITFCEECRKDVPYSVESGAIKGTLKGEEYEFIGGIALCGECGAEVYVAEIEDGNLKALYDVYRQKNDIISLEKVRQIPEKYDIGKRPLSLLLGWGEMTFSRYYDGDIPTKQYADVLQRIYQDPAYYLSLLEQNKGNLKSQAAYRRSRRATEALLGRRKSGVSKMNEAVDYLLFQCEDITPLALQGLLYYIQGFYYAFTGDFLFAEDCEAWVHGPVYREIYNHYRSYCFNPIEGNEEFDISVFTDTEKAVIDSIIQNFACYSGKILEQFTHSEMPWMKTRGDLPSNTPSNRIISKDLIGTYFVAVKERYEMLTPDDIENYAQVLFRRAIRI; translated from the coding sequence GTGGGGAAAAAAATTACATTCTGTGAAGAATGCAGGAAAGATGTCCCCTATTCTGTAGAAAGTGGTGCCATTAAAGGCACATTAAAAGGCGAAGAGTATGAGTTCATTGGAGGCATAGCGTTATGTGGCGAATGTGGCGCAGAAGTATATGTGGCCGAAATAGAGGATGGGAATCTTAAGGCCCTGTATGATGTGTACCGCCAAAAGAATGATATCATTTCGTTAGAGAAAGTTAGACAAATCCCGGAGAAATACGATATCGGCAAACGCCCACTTTCTTTGCTTCTGGGTTGGGGCGAAATGACGTTCAGCCGCTACTATGATGGTGATATACCTACAAAGCAGTATGCTGATGTATTACAGAGAATTTATCAGGATCCGGCTTATTATTTGTCGTTACTGGAACAAAACAAAGGGAACCTTAAATCTCAGGCAGCTTATAGAAGGAGCAGACGGGCCACCGAGGCATTACTAGGTCGGCGAAAAAGCGGCGTTTCTAAAATGAATGAGGCTGTTGATTATTTGTTGTTCCAGTGTGAAGATATTACGCCATTGGCATTACAGGGACTTCTCTACTACATTCAGGGCTTCTATTATGCTTTCACGGGTGATTTCTTATTTGCCGAGGATTGCGAAGCCTGGGTACACGGACCGGTCTACCGGGAAATATATAATCATTATCGCAGTTACTGTTTTAATCCGATAGAAGGCAATGAGGAGTTCGATATCTCTGTATTTACGGATACGGAGAAAGCCGTTATCGATAGCATTATTCAGAACTTTGCCTGTTATAGCGGGAAAATCTTGGAACAGTTTACACACTCTGAAATGCCTTGGATGAAAACGCGTGGCGATTTGCCATCCAACACACCTTCTAATCGCATAATCAGCAAAGACCTTATTGGTACGTATTTTGTTGCAGTAAAAGAAAGGTATGAGATGCTAACACCTGATGACATTGAGAATTATGCTCAGGTTTTGTTTCGCAGGGCGATAAGAATCTAA